The following coding sequences lie in one Haematobia irritans isolate KBUSLIRL chromosome 3, ASM5000362v1, whole genome shotgun sequence genomic window:
- the BTBD9 gene encoding BTB (POZ) domain containing 9 — translation MSSHRKMTGVRVPNKPRADEIELTELFSTQMAQLCMNDDYSDVCFIVENQRLPAHRVMLAARSEYFRALLYGGLSESTQSEIHLKVPVEAFKSLLRYIYSGHLSLAQMDEENILDTLGLANQYGLSELELSISDYLRQYLALCNVCAILDAARLYNLEKLTKVCLTFMDRNAVDILQHESFKNLSKESLEEVLQRDSFFAPEVQIFIAVRDWCKNNPKVDIKSVVSYVRLPLMNLEDLLHVVRPSGILNPDKLLDAIEEQSTSKYLPYRAALWPEENVATAKFVSRTIMGECRAELLNGDVISYDMEKGYTRHCISDTNENAIVVELGTLCIINHIKILLWDRDNRAYSYFIEVSANQTQWDRVIDYSQYHCRSWQFLYFQARPVRYIKLVGTHNTVNKVFHVVALEAMHTKNTPKVINGIVAPTANVATIDMSAVVVDGVSRTRNALLNGNYVDYDWDSGYTCHQLDSGEILVRLGQPYIVGSMRLLLWDCDDRNYSFYVETSVNQKDWVMVVDKRNEQARSWQNFSFTPIPVVFIRIVGTRNTANEIFHCVHLECPSQDPTFLLLEKEKHNMIEEGATAGRGQSQQLQNDLPSTSSRISTPRRSSNLRTMPLPLPIDMDDVLVRIDNGPPEGNH, via the exons ATGAGTAGCCATCGCAAAATGACGGGCGTACGTGTGCCCAACAAACCAAGAGCTGATGAAATAGAATTGACAG AACTTTTCTCAACACAAATGGCACAACTTTGCATGAATGATGACTACTCTGATGTCTGCTTTATAGTGGAAAATCAAAGACTACCAGCGCATAGGGTAATGCTAGCCGCCCGTAGTGAATATTTCCGAGCCTTACTTTATGGTGGCCTTTCGGAATCTACCCAATCGGAGATACATTTGAAAGTACCGGTTGAAGCGTTCAAGTCATTGCTACGCTATATATACTCTGGACATTTGTCTCTCGCCCAAATGgatgaagaaaatattttggatACATTGGGTTTGGCCAATCAATATGGACTTTCCGAATTGGAGCTCTCCATCTCGGATTATTTGCGACAGTACTTGGCCTTGTGCAATGTATGCGCAATTTTGGATGCTGCACGCTTGTATAACTTGGAAAAACTTACAAAAGTTTGTCTAACATTTATGGATCGTAATGCCGTTGATATTTTACAACATGAATCATTTAAGAATCTATCAAAG GAATCTTTGGAAGAGGTATTGCAGCGAGACTCATTCTTTGCACCAGAAGTGCAGATTTTTATAGCCGTCCGAGATTGGTGTAAGAATAATCCAAAAGTTGATATTAAG TCTGTAGTTTCCTATGTTCGATTACCGCTTATGAATTTGGAAGACCTATTACATGTTGTACGTCCATCTGGTATATTAAATCCCGATAAACTTCTTGATGCTATCGAAGAACAaagtacatcgaaatatttaccTTATCGCGCAGCATTATGGCCAGAAGAAAATGTGGCAACAGCAAAATTTGTATCACGCACCATAATGGGAGAATGTCGTGCAGAATTGTTGAATGGCGATGTTATTTCATATGACATGGAAAAAGGTTATACACGTCATTGTATTTCCGATACAAATGAAAATGCCATAGTTGTCGAACTTGGTACTCTATGCATTATAAATCACATTAAAATACTACTGTGGGATCGTGATAATCGGGCCTATTCATATTTCATTGAAGTTTCAGCAAATCAAACACAATGGGATCGTGTCATTGACTATTCCCAATATCACTGCAGATCGTGGCAATTCTTGTATTTTCAAGCTAGACCCGTTCGTTATATCAAATTAGTTGGTACCCATAATACAGTGAATAAAGTCTTCCATGTTGTTGCATTGGAGGCTATGCATacaaaaaatacacccaaagttATTAATGGCATTGTAGCGCCCACAGCAAATGTTGCTACGATAGATATGAGTGCTGTGGTCGTAGATGGAGTAAGTCGTACACGTAATGCTTTATTGAATGGCAACTACGTTGATTATGATTGGGATTCAGGATATACTTGCCATCAATTGGATAGTGGTGAAATTTTGGTTCGTCTGG GACAACCCTACATTGTCGGTTCCATGCGCCTGCTACTATGGGATTGTGATGATcgtaactacagtttttatgttGAAACATCTGTCAATCAAAAAGATTGGGTCATGGTTGTCGACAAGCGCAACGAGCAAGCGCgttcttggcaaaatttctccTTCACACCCATACCTGTTGTATTTATCCGCATTGTTGGTACACGCAATACAGCTAATGAGATATTCCATTGCGTCCATTTGGAGTGTCCTTCACAAGATCCAACTTTTTTATTattggaaaaagaaaaacacaacatGATAGAGGAAGGAGCAACAGCAGGAAGAGGACAAAGTCAACAGCTACAGAATGATCTACCTAGTACTAGTAGTAGAATTTCAACACCGCGTCGAAGTAGCAATTTAAGAACTATGCCCTTACCATTGCCCATAGATATGGATGATGTTCTAGTGCGAATTGACAATGGGCCACCTGAGGGAAATCATTAa